The following proteins come from a genomic window of Alnus glutinosa chromosome 10, dhAlnGlut1.1, whole genome shotgun sequence:
- the LOC133878926 gene encoding NAC domain-containing protein 41-like, translated as MGANRAMLPLGFRFMPTDEELISHYLVKKVKGEELSWDGIPDCDLYGEKPPWEICGDQEKVYFFTTLKKLSKNRVSRTAGCGVWHEHCTVKIYDNRGDIIGARKLFNFNVKEGSTTKNSNWIMHEFSLVGEQQQGTNLVLCSLQKKGSESSSGVKRRFEEESHQRKRVCCNIVECPPPQAIWIPAESNMETIMGCLPSSDPSDFNFDLETIMSVQPPEVGDLPPEVGDLPPEGGDLPILPPLEDFWDADWDALFA; from the coding sequence ATGGGTGCGAATCGTGCGATGCTGCCGTTAGGGTTTCGGTTCATGCCCACCGATGAGGAGCTCATAAGCCACTACTTGGTGAAGAAGGTCAAGGGCGAAGAACTTTCCTGGGATGGCATCCCCGATTGTGATCTATACGGTGAAAAGCCACCCTGGGAAATCTGCGGCGATCAGGAGAAGGTTTACTTTTTCACCACGTTGAAGAAACTAAGCAAAAATCGTGTTTCACGAACAGCCGGTTGTGGGGTTTGGCATGAACATTGTACTGTCAAGATTTATGATAATCGGGGTGATATTATCGGGGCCAGGAAACTATTCAATTTCAATGTAAAAGAGGGCTCGACAACGAAGAACTCAAACTGGATCATGCACGAGTTCTCCCTCGTTGGTGAGCAGCAACAGGGTACCAACTTGGTCCTCTGTAGCCTTCAGAAGAAAGGATCAGAATCATCGAGTGGGGTCAAAAGACGCTTCGAGGAGGAATCTCATCAGAGAAAGAGGGTTTGCTGCAATATTGTTGAATGTCCACCGCCTCAGGCAATATGGATCCCAGCGGAGTCTAATATGGAAACCATCATGGGCTGTCTACCGTCCAGTGATCCCtctgattttaattttgatttggaaACCATCATGAGCGTACAGCCGCCAGAGGTTGGAGATCTGCCGCCAGAGGTTGGAGATCTGCCGCCAGAGGGTGGAGATCTGCCGATTCTTCCTCCATTGGAAGATTTTTGGGATGCTGACTGGGATGCGTTATTTGCCTAG